Proteins from a genomic interval of Sporolactobacillus sp. Y61:
- a CDS encoding YceD family protein translates to MSLSWTVPELLKHKQEGLAFHEKVHLPLELFQADPEVRKISVVDVEGDVQFSKRSFTFYLTISGSMVLPCAVTLEDVDYPFQTHTSETFLLPGFDDSEAPEDTFVHRITDEQIDLVPYVVEAILVEKPMRVVSEKAKSARLSGEGWSLVTDQTKKQQIDPRLEKLKKFFDD, encoded by the coding sequence ATGTCTTTATCATGGACAGTTCCCGAATTGCTGAAACATAAGCAGGAAGGATTGGCATTTCACGAAAAGGTTCATTTGCCTCTGGAACTTTTTCAAGCGGATCCTGAAGTAAGAAAAATATCTGTGGTTGACGTTGAGGGGGACGTCCAGTTCTCCAAACGGTCGTTTACCTTTTATCTGACGATCAGCGGCTCGATGGTTCTGCCTTGTGCCGTAACCCTGGAAGACGTTGACTATCCTTTTCAGACACATACTTCAGAAACGTTTCTGCTGCCGGGTTTCGATGATTCTGAGGCCCCGGAAGATACGTTTGTTCATCGGATAACAGATGAACAAATTGATCTTGTCCCCTACGTGGTGGAAGCCATACTGGTAGAGAAACCTATGCGTGTGGTCAGTGAGAAGGCCAAGTCTGCCCGGCTTTCCGGTGAAGGCTGGTCGCTGGTGACTGATCAGACGAAGAAACAGCAGATTGATCCAAGGCTGGAAAAACTGAAGAAGTTTTTTGACGATTAA
- the rpmF gene encoding 50S ribosomal protein L32 translates to MAVPKRRTSTTRKNKRRTHFKLTVPGMVKCDNCGEYKLAHRVCPNCGSYKGETVIEKD, encoded by the coding sequence GTGGCAGTACCTAAAAGGAGAACGTCAACTACACGTAAGAATAAGCGGCGTACACATTTCAAACTGACCGTTCCGGGCATGGTGAAATGCGATAACTGCGGGGAATATAAACTGGCACACCGTGTATGTCCGAATTGTGGCTCATACAAAGGTGAAACCGTAATTGAAAAAGACTGA
- a CDS encoding RsfA family transcriptional regulator, translating to MPSIRQDAWSHAEDVKLAEAVLRHIKSGSTQLAAFAEAGSMLSRTAAACGFRWNSTVRKQYVQELSQAKSERKARKKQRKKTHPAKEASDSFSAEFKENAGTSIDETIELLNQLKLSLSSSLNPELQNEVRRLEAENRMLDQAYRKLEKEYGSLLKNYNSVVRVLEIVDQARKQMPGETDRKDGLTV from the coding sequence ATGCCGTCCATTCGACAAGATGCCTGGTCCCACGCTGAAGATGTCAAACTTGCTGAAGCGGTTCTCAGACATATCAAGTCAGGAAGTACCCAGCTTGCTGCTTTTGCCGAAGCAGGATCTATGCTGTCGCGTACAGCCGCCGCCTGTGGATTTCGCTGGAATTCTACAGTCAGGAAACAATATGTGCAGGAACTGAGTCAGGCGAAGAGTGAACGTAAGGCAAGGAAGAAGCAAAGAAAGAAAACGCATCCTGCGAAAGAAGCATCAGATTCATTTTCGGCTGAATTTAAGGAGAATGCCGGCACCTCCATTGATGAAACCATTGAATTACTGAATCAGCTGAAGCTAAGTCTCTCCTCTTCGTTAAATCCGGAACTGCAGAATGAAGTCAGAAGGCTGGAAGCGGAAAATAGAATGCTTGATCAGGCATACAGAAAACTGGAGAAAGAATACGGGAGCCTGTTGAAAAACTACAATTCCGTAGTTCGCGTTCTTGAGATAGTGGATCAGGCAAGAAAGCAAATGCCGGGTGAAACAGACCGGAAAGACGGGTTAACCGTATAA
- the mraZ gene encoding division/cell wall cluster transcriptional repressor MraZ, with amino-acid sequence MFMGEFTHNIDDKGRLIIPSKFRDELGETFVITRGLDQCLFVYPQSEWHRIEDKLKALPFTKKDARAFTRFFFSGASECGLDKQGRVSINLPLRNYAGLEKECTVIGVSTRLEIWDSKTWKGYFEKSQESFSDISENLLDLDL; translated from the coding sequence ATGTTTATGGGTGAGTTCACACACAATATTGACGATAAAGGCCGCCTCATCATTCCCTCGAAATTCAGAGATGAACTTGGTGAAACATTCGTGATTACCCGCGGACTCGATCAATGCCTTTTTGTCTATCCTCAATCAGAATGGCATCGTATTGAAGATAAATTGAAGGCATTACCGTTTACAAAGAAAGATGCCCGGGCGTTTACCCGATTCTTTTTTTCAGGTGCAAGCGAATGTGGACTTGATAAACAGGGAAGAGTGTCAATAAACCTGCCATTAAGAAATTACGCCGGTCTTGAGAAAGAATGTACGGTTATCGGCGTGTCAACGCGTCTTGAAATCTGGGACAGCAAGACCTGGAAGGGCTACTTTGAAAAGTCTCAGGAATCATTCAGTGATATTTCGGAGAACCTTCTGGACCTCGATTTATAA
- the rsmH gene encoding 16S rRNA (cytosine(1402)-N(4))-methyltransferase RsmH: MFEHIAVLKKEAVGSLNVKPAGIYVDCTLGGGGHSEAIVRQLHSGHLFAFDQDQEALDAAENRLSVYSEKITFIKSNFRKLKEQLARYDIFQVDGILFDLGVSSPQFDHAERGFSYQHDGPLDMRMDRDQELNAGIIVNEWPYDRLVHIFYMYGEERFSKQIARAIEKSRKIQRIRSTGELVTLIKEAIPAPARRKGGHPAKRVFQALRIAVNDELGSFEEALNQSLELLRPGGRIAVITFQSLEDRLCKQFFKKYSEPPDDLPPDLPQLPEESKPPLQRIGKKPVTPTEEELKNNRRSRSAKLRVAEKIRSIEGGSFR, from the coding sequence ATGTTTGAACACATTGCTGTATTAAAAAAAGAAGCCGTTGGAAGTCTGAATGTGAAACCTGCCGGAATTTATGTTGACTGTACTCTTGGAGGTGGCGGCCACAGTGAAGCCATCGTCAGACAATTGCACAGCGGACATTTGTTTGCTTTTGATCAGGATCAGGAAGCTCTGGATGCTGCCGAGAACAGATTGTCTGTTTATTCAGAAAAAATAACTTTTATCAAATCCAATTTCCGTAAGTTAAAAGAACAGCTCGCCAGATACGACATTTTTCAGGTGGACGGGATTCTCTTTGATCTTGGTGTCTCGTCACCACAGTTCGATCATGCTGAAAGAGGATTCAGTTATCAGCATGATGGTCCGTTGGATATGCGTATGGACAGAGACCAGGAACTCAATGCCGGGATCATTGTTAATGAATGGCCGTATGACAGACTCGTACACATCTTTTATATGTATGGGGAAGAACGCTTTTCAAAACAAATTGCGAGGGCAATTGAGAAATCCAGAAAAATTCAGCGAATCCGTTCGACCGGAGAACTGGTGACGCTGATTAAAGAAGCGATACCGGCACCGGCCAGAAGAAAGGGCGGTCACCCGGCGAAGCGTGTCTTTCAGGCACTGAGGATCGCCGTTAATGATGAACTGGGGAGTTTTGAAGAAGCACTGAATCAATCGCTGGAACTGCTTCGCCCAGGTGGACGGATCGCCGTGATCACTTTTCAGTCTCTTGAGGACAGGCTGTGTAAACAATTTTTTAAAAAATACAGTGAACCACCGGATGATCTTCCGCCTGATCTTCCTCAGCTGCCGGAAGAATCAAAGCCTCCTCTGCAGAGGATTGGCAAAAAGCCGGTGACTCCGACCGAGGAAGAATTGAAAAATAATCGCAGGTCAAGGTCGGCAAAACTCAGAGTCGCAGAAAAAATAAGAAGTATTGAAGGAGGATCATTCAGATGA
- the ftsL gene encoding cell division protein FtsL has protein sequence MSQTQRAFHSRGQEAPATRQVPVQKPVVITRRISKGEKLLWIMAGAVLFLLAACIVANQAKLFLVSKDVQKLQSHADTQAKTVQQLKTEKDSLSSPERIVRFAEEKLNLKLDVNKIKVLP, from the coding sequence ATGAGTCAAACGCAGCGCGCATTTCATTCTCGCGGGCAGGAAGCCCCTGCAACAAGACAAGTACCGGTTCAGAAACCGGTTGTCATCACACGCCGTATCAGCAAAGGAGAAAAGCTGCTTTGGATCATGGCAGGCGCTGTCCTGTTCCTCCTCGCTGCCTGCATTGTGGCCAATCAGGCAAAGTTATTCCTGGTATCAAAGGATGTGCAGAAGCTGCAGTCACATGCGGATACTCAGGCAAAGACCGTTCAGCAGCTGAAAACAGAAAAAGACAGTTTAAGCTCTCCAGAACGGATTGTTCGTTTTGCCGAAGAAAAATTAAATCTTAAACTGGATGTCAATAAAATTAAAGTTCTTCCATAA
- a CDS encoding penicillin-binding transpeptidase domain-containing protein — MFQRKRRSLSFWAGLVGACFMLAFFVIIGRFVYIAQGKEIEGHKLMPIAKNQWSQYKVIDEKRGTIYSANGRILAEDVPAYTLFAVTSPNAGKDRQGNLRYVKDKEKTARLLAPVLGMKESDMLNRLNKNAYQVEFGSKGRMLSYEKKKQIDKLGLPGIGYLTESRRYYPEQGSAAYTIGFTQTDSKTKQQQGAFGIEQSLDRYLSEKDGTVRYYKSVSGVPIPDEHQRISKSVPGNDAHLTINSSIQTVLEQAMTRVNKEYTPESMVGVVADPKTGKILAMSSLPGFNPNKRDIKQFSNSAISDPYEPGSVMKTFTVASALDAGVYNGQATYPSGDYKTKGGTIHDWHRGGWGTITFNQGFELSSNVGMSVLTDKYIGPDRLGAYFKKFGLMKKTGIDLPGERSSLVNWTWPIDKLEASFGQASAFTAIQIVQAATAIANDGKMMRPYVVDKVVNPETKKTVVDHQPVVAGQPISPQAAEQTRSLLRRAVSAKDVVKGYNATGVAYDLPGYDVIGKTGTAQVAVDGQYLPGKNNYIYSFLGMAPEKDPKLIVYVAVKQPQLKPTDLGAEPVEQIVRPVMASSLQYMQVRKASPESGDMGTSSEKVDNYTGQSITEAEAALKNSGLNPVSAGTGTVSKQAPAAGDKAVKGSRVILLGSGSATVPDLSGWSLADSMKFAEAAGMKLKVQGNGFVTEQKPKPGSRVKGGSDLTLQLSPHQPGPEQKETTEDAKSSSNQPEGQNE, encoded by the coding sequence TTGTTTCAAAGAAAAAGGAGATCCCTCAGTTTCTGGGCAGGCTTAGTCGGCGCATGTTTTATGCTGGCTTTTTTTGTGATCATCGGTCGCTTTGTTTATATTGCACAGGGGAAAGAAATTGAAGGGCACAAACTGATGCCTATTGCGAAGAATCAGTGGTCACAATATAAAGTGATCGACGAAAAGCGGGGAACGATCTATTCAGCTAACGGCCGTATTCTCGCTGAGGATGTTCCTGCTTACACACTGTTTGCGGTGACAAGCCCTAATGCCGGGAAAGACCGGCAGGGGAATCTCAGATACGTGAAAGATAAAGAAAAAACAGCCAGATTGCTCGCTCCTGTCCTGGGAATGAAGGAAAGCGATATGCTGAACCGCCTGAATAAAAACGCTTACCAGGTAGAGTTTGGCTCGAAGGGACGCATGCTCAGCTATGAGAAGAAAAAACAGATTGACAAACTTGGGCTTCCGGGGATCGGCTATCTGACTGAGTCCAGAAGATATTATCCGGAACAGGGAAGTGCCGCCTATACCATTGGTTTTACTCAGACAGATTCCAAAACAAAACAGCAGCAGGGCGCTTTCGGTATAGAACAGTCGCTTGATCGTTATCTCTCAGAGAAAGATGGAACGGTTCGCTATTACAAGAGCGTATCAGGCGTGCCGATACCCGATGAACATCAGAGGATCTCGAAGTCTGTGCCGGGAAACGACGCCCATCTGACGATTAATTCCAGCATACAGACGGTTCTGGAACAGGCGATGACTCGTGTAAATAAAGAATATACACCTGAAAGCATGGTAGGTGTCGTTGCGGATCCGAAGACCGGTAAAATCCTTGCCATGTCGTCCTTGCCGGGTTTTAACCCGAATAAACGTGATATAAAGCAATTCAGCAACAGTGCTATTTCTGATCCTTATGAACCCGGTTCGGTGATGAAAACCTTCACGGTCGCTTCAGCCCTTGATGCCGGTGTCTATAATGGTCAGGCGACTTACCCCTCTGGAGATTATAAGACCAAAGGCGGAACCATTCACGACTGGCACCGCGGCGGCTGGGGAACGATCACATTTAATCAGGGGTTTGAACTCTCATCCAATGTAGGTATGTCCGTACTGACTGATAAATATATCGGTCCGGACCGGCTGGGCGCGTATTTTAAAAAATTCGGTCTGATGAAAAAAACAGGGATTGACCTCCCCGGAGAACGGTCCAGTCTGGTGAACTGGACATGGCCGATTGATAAACTGGAAGCCTCGTTTGGTCAGGCGTCCGCCTTTACAGCCATACAGATTGTTCAGGCAGCCACAGCCATAGCAAACGATGGAAAAATGATGCGGCCGTATGTGGTAGACAAAGTGGTTAATCCTGAAACGAAAAAAACGGTGGTTGATCATCAGCCGGTTGTTGCCGGCCAGCCTATTTCGCCTCAGGCAGCTGAACAGACCCGGTCACTCCTTCGCCGGGCAGTCAGTGCAAAAGACGTGGTGAAGGGATATAATGCAACAGGAGTTGCTTATGATCTTCCAGGTTATGATGTGATTGGAAAGACCGGCACGGCTCAGGTTGCCGTGGACGGTCAGTATCTGCCGGGTAAAAATAATTACATCTATTCTTTTCTCGGGATGGCACCTGAAAAGGATCCAAAATTAATCGTTTACGTCGCTGTGAAACAGCCTCAACTGAAACCGACCGATCTTGGAGCAGAACCGGTAGAACAGATTGTCCGACCGGTGATGGCCAGCAGCCTGCAGTACATGCAGGTCCGGAAAGCCAGTCCGGAAAGCGGAGATATGGGGACATCCTCGGAAAAGGTGGACAATTATACCGGTCAGTCCATAACAGAGGCCGAAGCTGCGCTGAAAAACAGCGGACTGAACCCGGTTTCCGCTGGTACAGGAACCGTTTCAAAGCAGGCCCCCGCTGCCGGTGACAAGGCAGTAAAGGGAAGCAGAGTGATTCTTCTTGGATCCGGATCAGCGACCGTTCCTGATCTGTCCGGCTGGTCACTGGCAGACAGTATGAAGTTTGCCGAGGCAGCCGGTATGAAACTGAAAGTGCAGGGGAACGGCTTTGTGACAGAACAGAAACCGAAACCTGGTTCACGTGTAAAGGGCGGATCTGACTTAACCCTTCAACTGTCTCCCCATCAGCCGGGCCCGGAACAAAAAGAAACAACTGAAGATGCGAAAAGCAGCTCGAATCAGCCGGAAGGGCAGAACGAGTGA
- a CDS encoding stage V sporulation protein D, translated as MRIPKHLVKKRLLLILAGGLCIFAIFIVRLIYVQIFNNDWLTQKALEEWGKNIPYEAERGDILDARGKVLATNISSPSVLVVPKQIKKRQREKTADALSEILGMSRRRALEKISQNELIVRLTPEGRKISNEKASKIKSLALPGVFIAEDFKRDYPKGNYLAHVLGFAGIDNQGLTGLEAYYNDGLKGKNGSVTYFSDVRGNRMSDLKDKYTPPESGSSLMLTIDSRVQSIIERELNNAVALYRPDSALAIAMNPKNGNILGMSSKPDFNPARYKEVPPEIYNHNLPIWRTYEPGSTFKVITLAASLQENVVDLKKDHFYDSGSIDVAGTHLHCWKRGGHGSETFLEVVQNSCNPGFVALGERLGKERLFSYIEKFGFGKKTGIDLQGEATGILFKKDRVGPLETATTAFGQGVSVTPIQQITAVSAAINGGYLYEPRLAKAWVDTDTGKVINRIEPTIKRQVISSETSKKVRETLESVVAQGTGRNAYVEGYRVGGKTGTAQKVNPKGGGYMQGNYIVSFLGFAPANDPEIVVYVAIDHPKDTVQFGGTVSAPVAGRIIGDSLSALGVKRQKGGLEKETRWPDQPMIKVPDLVGQKKQDLQNALFDLKIKTQGSGDRVTMQSPEAGIKVKQGSTIMIYLGDKKKPDD; from the coding sequence TTGCGTATACCAAAACATCTGGTGAAGAAACGGCTGCTGCTGATCCTTGCAGGCGGGCTCTGTATTTTTGCCATATTTATCGTGAGGCTGATTTATGTCCAGATTTTTAATAATGACTGGCTGACTCAAAAAGCTCTTGAAGAATGGGGGAAAAACATTCCCTACGAAGCAGAGCGCGGTGACATTCTGGATGCACGCGGGAAAGTGCTGGCAACCAATATAAGCAGCCCTTCTGTGCTGGTTGTGCCAAAGCAGATAAAAAAGAGGCAGCGTGAAAAGACGGCAGATGCTTTATCCGAAATTCTGGGCATGAGCAGGCGCCGTGCATTGGAAAAAATATCTCAGAATGAACTGATCGTTCGCCTGACGCCGGAGGGAAGGAAGATTTCCAATGAAAAAGCATCAAAGATCAAGAGCCTGGCGTTACCCGGTGTCTTCATTGCCGAGGATTTTAAACGGGATTATCCAAAGGGAAATTATCTCGCCCACGTCCTCGGATTCGCAGGAATTGACAATCAGGGACTGACAGGTCTCGAAGCGTATTATAATGATGGACTTAAAGGGAAAAATGGAAGTGTCACCTATTTTTCCGATGTTCGGGGTAACCGAATGTCTGATCTGAAAGACAAGTATACACCTCCGGAAAGTGGATCAAGCCTGATGCTGACCATTGATTCGCGCGTTCAGTCCATTATCGAGAGAGAGCTGAATAACGCTGTTGCTCTCTATCGACCGGACAGCGCCCTCGCCATTGCCATGAATCCAAAGAATGGAAATATTCTCGGGATGTCTTCGAAACCGGATTTTAACCCCGCCAGATACAAAGAGGTACCACCGGAAATTTATAATCACAATCTGCCGATCTGGCGCACGTATGAGCCGGGATCGACCTTTAAGGTCATTACGCTCGCTGCCTCGCTTCAGGAGAACGTTGTAGATCTTAAAAAGGATCATTTTTATGATTCCGGTTCGATTGATGTTGCCGGGACTCATCTGCATTGCTGGAAGAGAGGCGGTCACGGTTCCGAGACCTTTCTTGAGGTCGTTCAGAACTCATGCAATCCGGGCTTTGTCGCACTGGGGGAAAGACTGGGTAAAGAACGTTTATTTTCATATATTGAAAAATTCGGTTTTGGCAAGAAAACAGGGATTGATCTCCAGGGTGAAGCAACGGGCATTCTGTTTAAAAAAGATCGAGTTGGACCACTTGAGACGGCAACAACAGCATTTGGTCAGGGGGTTTCCGTTACCCCCATTCAGCAAATTACAGCTGTATCTGCGGCAATTAACGGCGGTTATCTGTATGAACCCCGTCTGGCCAAAGCGTGGGTAGATACCGATACAGGGAAGGTCATCAACCGGATTGAACCCACTATTAAACGGCAGGTTATTTCATCTGAGACGTCAAAAAAGGTCAGGGAGACGCTGGAAAGTGTTGTTGCCCAGGGGACAGGAAGAAATGCCTACGTTGAAGGTTATCGTGTCGGAGGCAAAACCGGAACAGCCCAGAAAGTGAATCCGAAGGGCGGCGGATACATGCAGGGAAATTATATCGTTTCGTTCCTTGGCTTTGCTCCGGCTAATGATCCGGAAATTGTCGTTTATGTCGCAATCGATCACCCGAAGGATACGGTTCAGTTCGGAGGCACAGTGTCTGCACCCGTCGCCGGCAGGATTATCGGCGACAGCCTGAGCGCACTTGGCGTAAAGAGACAAAAAGGCGGCCTTGAAAAAGAGACCCGCTGGCCGGATCAGCCCATGATCAAAGTACCTGATCTTGTTGGACAGAAGAAACAGGATCTTCAAAATGCACTGTTTGACCTGAAAATAAAAACACAGGGGAGTGGTGACAGGGTGACCATGCAATCGCCTGAGGCCGGTATCAAGGTTAAACAAGGTTCAACAATCATGATATACTTAGGTGACAAAAAGAAACCGGACGATTAA
- a CDS encoding UDP-N-acetylmuramoyl-L-alanyl-D-glutamate--2,6-diaminopimelate ligase: MKLSKCLEILPDFRKDRAFDPEVSDLVIDSRLVTQGSLFFCIKGHHVDGHQYAAQAEQKGAVAIVAQDKLSVSVPVIYVNDTHRALAMISDHYYAHPSHSLHLIGVTGTNGKTTITYLVQAIQEAAGIRTGVIGTMGMHYKDHFSPVDNTTPEVHLIQKNLAAMKEQGATSVVMETSSNALYDGRVRGCDFNVAIFTNLTEDHLDLHGSMKDYMYAKSLLFSQLGNRYSEDGEIKAAVLNVDDKVSNVYKQMTAAPVITYGIDHEADFRATSIRITPTGTSFSLVTGGETYPVAMKLIGRFSVYNVLAAIAACSVKGLKMSGMIQAIEQVKGVPGRFETVSAGQDFTVIVDYSHTPDSLKNALSTIKEFAKKKIITVVGCGGDRERGKRPVMAKIAVDHSDLAILTSDNPRTEDPEAILQEMAAGVKGMAYKKITDRKQAIRYAISHAGTGDIILIAGKGHETYQIIGTVKHHFDDREIAKQIITELTGN, translated from the coding sequence ATGAAGTTATCCAAATGTCTGGAAATTTTGCCTGACTTCAGGAAGGACAGGGCTTTTGATCCGGAGGTTTCCGATCTGGTCATTGATTCACGGCTTGTCACTCAGGGATCACTTTTTTTCTGCATTAAGGGGCATCATGTGGATGGTCATCAATATGCTGCTCAGGCAGAACAGAAAGGTGCTGTGGCCATCGTTGCTCAGGATAAACTGTCTGTTTCGGTGCCGGTCATTTATGTAAATGATACACATCGTGCACTGGCCATGATATCTGATCACTACTATGCGCATCCCAGCCACTCGCTGCATCTCATTGGCGTGACGGGAACAAATGGAAAAACAACAATCACCTATCTTGTGCAGGCTATCCAGGAAGCCGCCGGAATCCGTACAGGTGTTATCGGTACGATGGGCATGCATTACAAAGATCATTTCAGTCCTGTTGACAATACAACCCCTGAAGTCCATCTGATCCAGAAAAATCTGGCGGCTATGAAGGAACAGGGGGCCACATCCGTTGTGATGGAGACCTCATCCAATGCGCTTTATGACGGCAGGGTCAGAGGCTGCGATTTTAATGTTGCCATTTTTACCAATCTGACAGAGGACCATCTGGATTTGCATGGGTCGATGAAAGACTACATGTATGCGAAAAGTCTGCTTTTTTCTCAGCTGGGCAACCGCTACAGTGAAGATGGGGAAATTAAAGCTGCCGTATTAAATGTTGACGACAAAGTGTCGAACGTCTATAAACAGATGACCGCAGCACCTGTCATCACATATGGTATTGATCATGAAGCTGATTTTCGTGCCACATCGATCCGGATCACCCCAACCGGTACTTCATTTTCTCTGGTGACAGGAGGCGAGACCTACCCGGTGGCCATGAAACTGATTGGTCGATTCAGCGTTTACAATGTTCTGGCAGCTATCGCAGCCTGCTCCGTGAAAGGACTGAAAATGAGCGGGATGATTCAGGCGATTGAACAGGTAAAGGGCGTTCCCGGAAGATTCGAAACAGTCAGCGCCGGACAGGACTTTACCGTTATTGTCGATTATTCACATACCCCGGACAGTCTTAAAAATGCCCTGTCAACCATTAAAGAATTTGCGAAAAAAAAGATCATTACCGTTGTTGGATGCGGGGGTGACAGAGAGAGAGGCAAACGTCCGGTGATGGCGAAAATAGCTGTCGATCACAGTGATCTGGCTATTCTTACTTCCGATAATCCAAGAACCGAAGATCCTGAAGCGATTCTTCAGGAAATGGCAGCAGGTGTCAAGGGTATGGCTTATAAGAAGATTACAGATCGGAAACAGGCCATCAGATATGCGATCAGTCATGCCGGTACAGGTGATATTATTCTGATCGCCGGGAAGGGTCATGAAACCTATCAGATCATTGGTACGGTGAAACATCATTTTGATGATCGTGAAATAGCGAAACAAATCATTACGGAATTAACGGGAAACTGA